A window of Mesomycoplasma lagogenitalium contains these coding sequences:
- a CDS encoding DNA-processing protein DprA: protein METILIYFAIKYHGNFADILDALKRQEKISNEEISNLEEQIKTKKINAVTIMDELYPQEFKNLAKPPFVIFYKGNLNLLNQQYKIALSGDKNNERVTKYLNQSLPEVIKRHTLITCYYKNLDVPINDYFLKNNGKIIYISANGLNNPYFAKKVDVNENILVISEYPENVNLSKTKLKNRNRIVAALASSLVIYSSNSDSGIMNLVNNFLNLGKDIFCYPGDFEENDGNAQLIKQGATLITSIKDVHDDKGGR from the coding sequence ATGGAAACAATACTAATATATTTTGCAATTAAATACCATGGAAATTTCGCAGATATTTTAGATGCATTAAAGCGGCAAGAAAAAATTTCAAATGAAGAAATTTCTAATTTAGAAGAGCAAATAAAAACCAAAAAAATTAACGCAGTAACTATTATGGATGAATTATATCCACAAGAGTTTAAGAATTTAGCAAAACCGCCATTTGTAATATTTTACAAAGGAAATTTAAACTTGCTAAATCAGCAATATAAAATAGCGCTTTCTGGCGATAAAAATAATGAAAGGGTAACAAAGTATTTAAATCAATCACTACCTGAAGTTATTAAAAGACACACTTTAATAACTTGTTATTATAAAAATTTAGATGTACCAATAAATGACTATTTTTTAAAAAATAACGGAAAAATTATTTACATATCAGCTAATGGTTTAAATAATCCTTATTTTGCTAAAAAAGTTGATGTTAATGAAAATATCTTGGTAATTTCTGAATATCCAGAAAATGTAAATTTATCAAAAACAAAATTAAAAAATAGAAATCGCATTGTAGCAGCACTAGCAAGCTCTTTAGTAATTTATTCTTCTAATAGCGATAGTGGAATAATGAATTTAGTGAATAACTTTTTAAATTTAGGAAAAGATATATTTTGCTATCCTGGAGATTTTGAAGAAAATGATGGCAATGCACAATTAATAAAACAAGGAGCAACTTTAATTACTTCAATTAAAGATGTGCACGATGATAAAGGAGGAAGATAG
- a CDS encoding Mbov_0395 family pilin-like conjugal transfer protein: MEFKLFDSSSNSQVINELAQQTNSIGFIILSAFSGLVGLLLMIAAIYTGIKIVYSSGEKRKSNIIHLIIILVIFVVIVIIFAIGVNFAVDITTRAASNSGQISSSIN, translated from the coding sequence GTGGAATTCAAATTATTCGATAGTTCTAGTAACTCACAAGTTATTAATGAATTAGCTCAGCAAACCAATTCAATTGGTTTTATTATTCTATCAGCATTTTCAGGTCTTGTTGGACTTTTATTAATGATAGCAGCAATTTATACTGGAATAAAAATCGTTTATTCCAGTGGAGAAAAAAGAAAAAGTAATATTATTCATTTAATAATTATTTTAGTTATTTTTGTTGTGATTGTAATAATATTTGCAATCGGTGTTAATTTTGCAGTCGATATTACCACAAGGGCAGCAAGTAATTCTGGACAAATTTCAAGTTCAATAAATTAA
- a CDS encoding Mbov_0396 family ICE element transmembrane protein: MFDIVDRIFYQFFKGFWYLFITIPFRFLSSLSKLFKWMELPLINFLLFNNSEKDLKYSEIQLPIFLIAFMILNSIVFLIIFISCILRWAFERNRGSENSSLMSVLKNIIPSIFLIFSIPLITFMILSISYKLFEVALIPFGEEKNVGQELFKLLKPDNIDENLWQKSAYDNFDVIPFEAYKNLKISSSELIFFSSIVGISLIIIFIKAALNLTNKTFQYLFLFIISPFVFSSIMIDKGKRYLIWRKMFLSKIVVIFSYIFAIKLFAFYALILNQWINNIEELGHFEKLSLRSILTVGGAIGCLQIIKLVSKILEEKYKNKDNINEFKQIIEQNSVLNSIVKNYSKTSFEDWNKVFNEKVINNQNLIKDSDFDRKQTFYSNLNFENNYKKNNFENKNSLLERIKNVTTKKY, translated from the coding sequence ATGTTCGATATAGTAGATAGAATTTTTTATCAATTTTTTAAAGGATTTTGATATCTTTTTATTACAATTCCATTTCGTTTTTTATCATCGTTAAGTAAATTATTTAAATGAATGGAATTGCCATTAATTAATTTTTTATTATTTAATAATAGCGAAAAAGATTTAAAATATTCTGAAATACAATTACCTATTTTCTTAATTGCATTTATGATATTAAATTCAATAGTTTTTCTAATAATTTTTATATCTTGTATTTTAAGATGAGCATTTGAAAGAAACAGAGGTAGTGAAAATTCTTCACTAATGAGCGTATTAAAAAATATTATCCCCTCAATTTTTTTAATTTTTAGTATTCCACTAATTACTTTTATGATTCTTTCAATTTCATATAAATTATTTGAAGTTGCATTAATTCCTTTTGGGGAAGAAAAAAATGTCGGTCAAGAATTATTTAAATTATTAAAACCAGATAATATTGATGAAAATCTTTGGCAAAAAAGTGCATACGATAATTTTGATGTTATCCCCTTTGAAGCATATAAGAATTTAAAAATCAGCTCAAGTGAATTAATATTTTTCTCTTCAATAGTGGGCATTTCGCTAATTATTATTTTTATAAAAGCAGCACTCAATCTTACTAATAAAACTTTTCAATATTTATTTTTATTTATAATTTCTCCTTTTGTTTTTTCATCAATTATGATTGATAAAGGAAAAAGATATTTAATATGAAGAAAGATGTTTTTATCGAAAATAGTAGTGATTTTTTCATATATTTTTGCTATCAAATTATTTGCATTTTATGCACTAATTTTAAATCAATGAATCAATAACATTGAAGAATTAGGACATTTTGAAAAATTAAGCTTAAGGTCAATCTTAACTGTAGGAGGTGCAATTGGGTGTTTACAAATAATCAAATTAGTTTCAAAAATTTTAGAAGAAAAATATAAAAATAAAGATAACATAAATGAATTTAAACAAATAATTGAGCAAAATTCAGTTTTAAATTCAATTGTTAAAAATTATTCTAAAACTAGCTTTGAAGATTGAAATAAAGTATTTAATGAAAAAGTGATAAATAATCAAAATTTAATTAAAGATAGCGATTTTGACAGAAAACAAACTTTTTATTCAAATTTAAATTTCGAAAATAATTATAAGAAAAATAATTTTGAAAATAAAAACAGTTTATTAGAAAGGATAAAAAATGTTACAACCAAAAAGTATTAA
- a CDS encoding Mbov_0397 family ICE element conjugal transfer ATPase codes for MLQPKSIKKNKILIYTNLYLSDIIFCFSLIFFIMIVGWFIIPNYVKHKKIISISLIVILILFSLPLMIYIPSHNARLWITCWRIFKYWTENKIYSKKSKNANIKSLYNFKNIDEKGNIELKNLILSKYKYLKIVEFTGINIWNKNISEKKYFLDQFINIFNSIDYKISFIKLNLNDNLSEKINDIDSQISFETKNQNIQNNIIDYLNENKKEFQDLEKNQSSDRYYAIFYSHNIETLEENFQNFADLLDKLEINTNALNKKQTSDFLFKFYNPYKKENLNNDFFPNEIKFKKDHFIVDGICGKIETIGEYSIDLNIGWAETFFNSNDSWIVWHLENIETDDYEKILNAANNKILTNIAFNKKSLYRNKKDIKNMEAINETMMLVNVENQKLFRSTILFANFANNIAELKNKIQFSLHKDLKTEKCKVNKLNYRQIEGYYTYSFLNNDKLKESTEMVSRNIAYSWPFVYEQNIDKNSFYVGRNRKQTIILDIWKRNTLHTNSNCIFFGTSGRGKTTAIKKLILDNYLKNKSSVIIIDPQREYQDFSDIFNISWIDLGVGNTTINPLQILANNNYSKNVNNEILISNHITFFMNWIKILIPNWTEEKETIINMSLKSLYKKFNLYNIKNLLLLENKKFPIFDDFIKEIDNLHFNDVYKKVYEKEKIKLSEWLKTNFQNNGIYEKNYNNYTNINLNHDFTVIDTKAFVENSTLTNISAFFFLILYQINGKIMSNHFINNKKSLLVFDELHKFMGEKHTEILDFVFDSAKTIRKFQGSLVLATQNPTDLGITQAISNKTSGILKNIQYKFFFNLPGEDIKLINNIYSPENNESFNLLNKYDSDFLLNSGRGECLLVSSQKKKVYFKFMYNDFEKKFFFKEKVEK; via the coding sequence ATGTTACAACCAAAAAGTATTAAAAAAAATAAAATTTTGATTTATACTAATTTATATTTATCAGATATTATTTTTTGTTTTTCGCTTATATTTTTTATAATGATAGTTGGATGATTTATTATTCCTAACTATGTAAAGCATAAAAAAATTATTTCAATTTCTTTGATTGTTATTTTGATATTATTTTCCTTACCATTAATGATATATATACCTTCACATAATGCTCGATTATGAATAACTTGTTGAAGAATTTTTAAATATTGAACAGAAAATAAAATATATTCAAAAAAATCAAAAAATGCTAATATAAAATCGCTTTATAACTTTAAAAATATTGATGAAAAAGGAAATATAGAATTAAAAAATCTAATTTTAAGTAAATATAAATACTTAAAAATTGTTGAATTTACAGGAATTAATATTTGAAATAAAAATATATCTGAGAAAAAATATTTTCTTGATCAATTTATAAATATTTTTAATAGTATAGATTATAAAATTAGTTTTATTAAGTTGAATTTAAACGATAATTTAAGTGAAAAAATAAATGACATTGATTCACAAATTTCTTTTGAAACTAAAAATCAAAATATTCAAAATAACATAATAGATTATTTAAACGAAAATAAAAAAGAATTTCAAGATTTAGAAAAAAATCAATCAAGCGATCGTTACTATGCAATATTTTATTCTCATAATATTGAAACATTAGAAGAAAATTTTCAAAATTTTGCTGATCTACTTGATAAATTAGAAATCAATACTAATGCTTTAAATAAAAAGCAAACATCTGATTTTTTATTTAAATTTTATAATCCTTATAAAAAAGAAAATTTAAATAATGATTTTTTCCCTAATGAAATAAAGTTCAAAAAAGACCATTTTATTGTTGATGGTATTTGTGGAAAAATCGAAACCATCGGAGAATATTCAATAGATTTAAATATCGGGTGAGCTGAAACTTTTTTCAATTCAAATGATTCATGAATTGTTTGACATCTAGAAAATATTGAAACTGATGATTATGAAAAAATTTTAAATGCAGCAAATAATAAGATTTTAACAAATATTGCCTTTAATAAAAAATCGCTTTATCGAAATAAAAAAGATATTAAAAATATGGAAGCAATTAATGAAACAATGATGCTTGTTAATGTTGAAAATCAAAAATTGTTTCGATCAACAATTTTGTTTGCAAACTTTGCAAACAATATAGCAGAATTAAAAAATAAAATTCAATTTTCACTTCACAAAGATTTAAAAACTGAAAAATGCAAAGTTAATAAATTAAATTATCGACAAATTGAAGGGTATTATACATATTCATTTTTAAATAATGATAAGTTAAAAGAATCAACTGAGATGGTATCTAGAAATATTGCTTACAGTTGACCATTTGTTTACGAACAAAACATCGATAAAAATTCTTTTTATGTTGGAAGAAATAGAAAACAAACGATTATTTTAGATATTTGAAAAAGAAATACACTACATACTAATTCAAACTGTATATTTTTTGGGACATCAGGTAGAGGAAAAACTACCGCAATTAAAAAGTTAATTTTAGATAATTATTTAAAGAATAAAAGTTCGGTAATTATTATCGATCCTCAAAGAGAATATCAAGATTTTAGCGACATTTTTAATATTAGTTGAATAGATTTAGGAGTAGGGAATACCACAATTAATCCTTTACAAATTTTAGCTAACAATAATTATTCTAAAAATGTAAATAATGAAATATTAATCTCTAATCATATCACCTTTTTTATGAACTGAATTAAAATATTAATTCCAAATTGAACTGAAGAAAAAGAGACAATTATTAATATGTCCTTAAAATCTTTATACAAAAAATTTAACCTTTATAATATTAAAAATTTACTTTTATTAGAAAATAAAAAATTTCCTATATTTGATGATTTTATAAAAGAAATTGATAATTTACATTTTAATGATGTTTATAAAAAGGTATATGAAAAAGAAAAAATAAAACTAAGCGAATGATTAAAAACTAATTTTCAAAATAATGGAATTTATGAAAAAAATTACAACAACTATACTAATATTAATTTAAATCATGATTTTACAGTAATTGATACTAAAGCCTTTGTTGAAAATTCAACATTAACTAATATTAGTGCCTTTTTCTTTTTAATTCTTTATCAAATTAATGGAAAGATAATGTCAAATCACTTTATTAATAATAAAAAAAGTTTATTAGTTTTTGATGAACTTCACAAATTTATGGGCGAAAAGCATACTGAAATTTTAGATTTTGTTTTTGACAGTGCAAAAACAATTAGGAAATTTCAAGGTTCGTTAGTTTTAGCCACTCAAAATCCTACAGATTTAGGGATTACTCAAGCTATTAGTAATAAAACTAGTGGAATATTAAAAAATATTCAATATAAATTCTTTTTTAATTTGCCAGGCGAAGACATTAAGTTAATTAATAATATTTATAGCCCGGAAAACAATGAAAGTTTTAATTTATTAAATAAATATGATTCTGATTTTCTTTTAAATTCAGGAAGAGGTGAATGTTTGTTAGTCAGTTCTCAGAAAAAGAAAGTTTATTTTAAATTTATGTATAATGATTTTGAAAAGAAATTCTTTTTTAAGGAAAAAGTTGAAAAATAA
- a CDS encoding Mbov_0399 family ICE element protein — protein MKNKKFLFSFLPLTTPLWSLSALVKTEKENLENSKINLNYSFNDSYNDEKSIYNLLNKSLANRPLNSIDNYNKPFTRFYNGIYWNKKTANHEYTSKRGGAPLFNWENILNSGTYGANINIAMGLEGYGHISLFNWGRKEYIGSKHRPNGLDYDNGDFAIQSTNNKINALDNSVDNLQFSFGLESDNPNNNKLQFSDYGSYGLNLSDFVFKKLKEKVAAYKMKYNSAGKYLKSLFISNLKIELNFKIHTDETNNIYEKYSRIKSFKVKVSYKVDVNYDLLKTEQLELLNSISAIQKTFNSEFIEPHKKITINSDTGSLNGLYTKNDNSYFNSNLYFLEQKIKDFWDNKLKINNKNLFKFKYSTRYIRGYEYLKFYIEYVDKIQNKVQTLILDDKITINYKNTDKYENKNINERLIIIPSKYLDFTDIKTLNLKNDIPKLKENSKNPLNKSSDFGGHWIYNAPVKLIFKAAEAENEILLINDKPIDVLDKNFYYDLDYINDHDSDENIYKIELISFDKKDIYGENKKEIYRWTMIIEISKNYSNLNAKWFAWNPNIHPEQKELITPFLVDENGENYKDKNGDAIKNPKYDPLINPETGLKSEIVWVDYSDNLNLLPSNTRFFQDPIDENKKLVKNIENINTGFIAEAIVAGKGVNLTINQEYEIIQLFKVKNEYNSFKLEENKKMNKKVLITNSQNNYFSSSGLWLFSYRTKNGMDAYKLILIGDYSPKKTFSEIYVNSKISAFFQSKQGMNLKNFLIKKKNIVEKEIYKLSYSNIIKFWKEYINDAYSHLTTDQNFFILINPLINERKIKDFFLLQNKENFDINLLNKNDYLMDFENKNLIEYRFNLHKENKNLLEIHFNIKKELLNGDYILAKKYEIISIVWKNEDDADKQLLNDESKTKITPSFNYLHIKQYLNNISFSEFENNWITDQWFNFENKNKTFYDLTIENNKLIFDFKIIEQFNEQFYIKNNEKILTLDLSNYNFIKSENIFKNINIDEIKLNGIENKQEIENEIISFLENTIDKKYKYKVDYVIENFETKIDEIANLTNQSENDFAFIKLKSMSHNNLAKVLKIFNFLNKERTEIINYNIKDLKIDDIELEDDHINQLSNLILNNVNFQLSKYNISIPEDLIIENFNNKVLELKINKNKWILFKIKGKNQHIKSDLTFRVYLKSSNSETTIDLSYVKINEIKISETNLNNLKQKIKQMIEKQLSNISLRYDEHYVIENIDNEQVLKKLISNIGNNYLNFNIISSKNPSIKGKSQFTVINYLTNEQFNNIKRELLNKNQQVKNYWWILSVFLIITPVLSIVFIKIYKKFFKNKSK, from the coding sequence TTGAAAAATAAAAAATTTCTTTTTTCTTTTTTACCACTAACAACTCCGCTTTGATCGCTTTCGGCATTAGTAAAAACAGAAAAAGAAAATTTAGAAAATTCTAAAATAAATTTAAATTATAGTTTTAATGATAGTTATAACGATGAAAAATCAATATATAATCTTTTAAATAAGAGTTTAGCTAATCGACCTTTAAATTCAATTGATAATTATAATAAACCCTTTACTAGATTTTATAACGGAATTTATTGAAATAAAAAAACTGCAAATCATGAATATACAAGCAAAAGAGGAGGTGCCCCTCTTTTTAATTGAGAAAATATTTTAAATTCAGGAACTTATGGAGCAAATATCAATATTGCTATGGGACTTGAAGGATATGGGCATATTTCCTTATTTAATTGAGGCAGAAAAGAATATATCGGTTCTAAGCATAGACCTAATGGTTTAGATTATGATAATGGAGATTTTGCAATTCAAAGTACCAATAATAAAATTAATGCGCTAGATAATTCTGTTGATAATTTACAATTTAGCTTTGGACTAGAATCTGATAATCCCAATAATAATAAACTTCAGTTTTCTGACTATGGAAGCTATGGTTTGAATTTATCTGATTTTGTTTTTAAAAAATTAAAAGAAAAAGTAGCTGCATATAAAATGAAATATAATTCTGCTGGAAAATATTTAAAAAGTTTATTTATAAGCAATTTAAAAATCGAATTGAATTTTAAAATCCACACAGATGAAACTAATAATATTTATGAAAAATATAGTAGAATAAAAAGTTTTAAAGTAAAGGTTTCTTATAAAGTTGATGTTAATTATGATTTACTAAAAACAGAACAGTTAGAATTATTAAACTCAATATCAGCTATTCAAAAAACATTTAATAGCGAATTTATAGAACCACATAAAAAAATTACAATAAACTCTGATACAGGTTCGTTAAATGGACTTTATACAAAAAATGATAATAGCTATTTTAATTCTAATTTATATTTTTTGGAACAAAAAATTAAGGATTTTTGAGATAATAAGTTAAAAATTAATAATAAAAATCTTTTTAAATTTAAATATTCTACTCGGTATATAAGAGGTTATGAGTATCTTAAATTTTATATTGAATATGTTGATAAAATTCAAAATAAAGTTCAAACATTGATTCTGGATGATAAAATAACTATTAATTATAAAAATACTGATAAATATGAAAATAAAAATATTAACGAAAGATTAATAATTATTCCAAGTAAATATTTAGATTTTACAGATATAAAAACCTTAAATTTAAAAAATGATATTCCCAAACTTAAAGAAAATTCAAAAAATCCATTAAATAAATCATCTGATTTTGGTGGACATTGAATATATAATGCTCCAGTAAAATTAATATTTAAAGCAGCAGAAGCTGAAAATGAAATTTTATTAATAAATGATAAACCAATTGATGTTTTAGATAAAAATTTTTATTACGATTTAGATTATATTAATGATCACGATTCAGATGAAAATATTTATAAAATTGAACTAATTTCATTTGATAAAAAAGATATTTATGGAGAAAATAAAAAAGAAATTTACCGTTGAACAATGATTATTGAAATTTCGAAAAATTATAGTAATTTAAATGCCAAATGATTTGCATGAAATCCCAATATTCATCCCGAACAAAAAGAATTAATCACTCCTTTTTTAGTCGATGAAAATGGAGAAAATTATAAAGATAAAAACGGTGATGCAATTAAAAATCCTAAATACGATCCTTTAATTAATCCAGAAACAGGATTGAAGTCGGAAATTGTTTGAGTAGATTATTCAGATAATTTAAATTTATTACCAAGTAATACAAGATTTTTTCAAGATCCTATTGATGAAAATAAAAAACTGGTTAAAAATATCGAAAATATAAATACTGGTTTTATTGCTGAAGCAATTGTAGCGGGAAAGGGAGTTAATTTAACAATCAATCAGGAATATGAAATAATTCAATTATTTAAAGTTAAAAATGAATATAATTCTTTTAAACTAGAAGAAAATAAAAAAATGAATAAAAAAGTTTTAATCACTAATAGTCAAAACAATTATTTTTCAAGTTCTGGATTGTGGCTTTTTAGTTACCGAACTAAAAATGGGATGGATGCTTATAAACTAATTTTAATAGGTGATTATAGTCCTAAAAAAACTTTTTCTGAAATTTATGTTAATTCAAAAATTAGTGCATTTTTTCAAAGTAAACAAGGAATGAATTTGAAAAATTTTTTAATAAAAAAGAAAAATATAGTTGAAAAAGAAATTTATAAATTATCATATTCAAATATTATAAAATTTTGAAAAGAATACATAAATGATGCTTATAGTCATTTAACAACCGATCAAAATTTTTTTATTTTAATTAATCCATTAATTAATGAAAGAAAAATTAAAGATTTTTTCCTATTACAAAATAAAGAAAATTTTGATATTAATTTATTAAATAAAAATGATTATTTGATGGATTTTGAAAATAAAAATCTAATTGAATATAGATTTAATTTACATAAAGAAAACAAAAATTTATTGGAAATTCATTTTAATATTAAAAAAGAGTTGTTAAATGGTGATTATATATTAGCAAAAAAATATGAAATTATTTCAATCGTTTGAAAAAACGAAGACGATGCTGATAAGCAATTGTTAAATGATGAAAGCAAAACTAAAATCACTCCAAGTTTTAATTATTTACATATTAAACAATATCTTAATAATATAAGTTTTAGTGAATTTGAAAATAATTGAATAACTGATCAGTGATTTAATTTTGAAAATAAAAATAAAACATTTTATGATTTAACTATCGAAAATAACAAATTGATTTTTGATTTTAAAATTATCGAACAATTTAATGAACAATTTTATATTAAAAATAATGAAAAAATATTAACTTTAGATTTATCGAACTATAATTTTATTAAAAGCGAAAATATTTTTAAAAATATTAATATTGATGAAATAAAATTAAATGGAATTGAAAATAAACAAGAAATAGAAAATGAAATTATTTCATTTCTCGAAAACACAATTGATAAAAAATATAAATATAAAGTTGATTATGTTATTGAAAATTTTGAAACGAAAATTGATGAAATAGCAAATTTAACAAATCAAAGTGAAAATGATTTTGCATTTATTAAATTAAAATCAATGTCTCATAATAATTTAGCTAAAGTTTTAAAAATTTTCAATTTTTTAAATAAAGAAAGAACTGAAATTATTAATTATAATATTAAAGATTTAAAAATTGATGACATTGAATTGGAAGATGATCACATTAATCAACTTAGTAATTTAATTTTAAATAATGTTAATTTTCAATTATCTAAATATAATATTAGTATTCCTGAAGATTTAATAATTGAAAATTTTAACAATAAAGTATTGGAATTAAAAATTAATAAAAATAAGTGAATTTTATTTAAAATAAAAGGAAAAAATCAGCATATAAAAAGTGATTTAACTTTTAGAGTTTATTTAAAATCCTCAAATTCTGAAACTACAATTGATTTATCATATGTGAAAATTAATGAGATAAAAATTAGTGAAACCAATTTAAATAATTTAAAACAAAAAATTAAACAAATGATTGAAAAGCAATTATCCAATATTTCATTAAGATATGATGAACATTATGTAATTGAAAACATTGATAATGAGCAGGTATTGAAAAAACTTATCTCTAATATTGGTAATAATTACTTAAATTTCAATATTATTTCATCTAAAAATCCTTCGATAAAAGGCAAAAGTCAATTTACTGTTATTAATTATTTAACTAATGAACAATTTAATAATATTAAAAGGGAATTGTTAAATAAAAATCAACAAGTTAAAAATTATTGATGAATTTTATCTGTTTTTTTAATCATAACACCTGTGTTATCAATTGTTTTTATAAAAATTTATAAAAAGTTTTTTAAAAATAAAAGTAAATAA
- a CDS encoding HAD-IIB family hydrolase, whose protein sequence is MIKKMICYSDVDGTIYGRDFTVSEELKKDILNFQKNNGEFVISTGNPAFARHRKLAADLNVRYLITSNGSAILDTKEDKFIYINRFPIDIQNKIILAAQKYKSHINYWTDYRFFTANVKKEFDYCYDYSLFTRDMVELNDKPHPNVVKMEVFDTEENIKNIYLEIKDLDINIVYMRKQHIEITMKKSSKGQAARWLSENVFNEKIENAMTIGDSPNDWTMLEISDFSYAMENSGDDTKKIAKFHTSTYNQNGVGLALRDYMDRVKSKNNSNK, encoded by the coding sequence ATGATAAAAAAAATGATTTGTTATTCCGATGTGGATGGAACAATATATGGAAGAGATTTTACTGTTTCTGAAGAGTTAAAAAAAGATATATTAAATTTTCAAAAAAATAATGGAGAATTTGTTATTTCAACGGGTAATCCCGCATTCGCTAGACATCGTAAACTAGCTGCCGATTTAAATGTTAGATATTTAATAACTTCAAATGGTAGTGCTATTTTAGATACTAAAGAAGATAAATTTATTTATATTAATAGATTTCCCATTGATATTCAAAATAAAATTATTTTAGCTGCTCAAAAATATAAATCTCATATAAATTATTGAACAGATTATCGTTTTTTTACAGCTAATGTTAAAAAAGAATTTGATTACTGTTATGATTATTCATTATTCACAAGAGATATGGTTGAACTAAATGATAAGCCACATCCTAATGTTGTAAAAATGGAAGTTTTTGATACTGAAGAAAATATTAAAAATATTTATTTAGAAATAAAAGATTTAGATATTAATATCGTTTATATGAGAAAGCAACACATAGAAATCACAATGAAAAAATCTTCAAAAGGACAAGCAGCTAGATGATTAAGTGAAAATGTTTTTAATGAAAAAATAGAAAATGCAATGACTATAGGTGATAGTCCTAATGATTGAACAATGCTTGAAATTTCAGATTTTTCTTATGCTATGGAAAACTCTGGGGATGATACTAAAAAAATTGCAAAATTTCACACTAGCACATACAATCAAAATGGTGTTGGTTTAGCATTGAGAGATTATATGGATAGAGTGAAAAGCAAAAATAATTCTAATAAATAA